In one Pangasianodon hypophthalmus isolate fPanHyp1 chromosome 22, fPanHyp1.pri, whole genome shotgun sequence genomic region, the following are encoded:
- the acbd7 gene encoding acyl-CoA-binding domain-containing protein 7 encodes MLQAEFEKIAADVKQVKTRPSDQELLDLYGLYKQAIAGDINIDAPGMLDMKAKAKWDAWNSRKGMSTEDAMTAYITLAKEVINKYGM; translated from the exons ATGCTGCAG gcagaGTTTGAGAAGATTGCAGCGGATGTAAAACAGGTGAAGACTAGGCCATCTGATCAGGAGCTACTGGATCTGTATGGTCTCTACAAGCAGGCTATTGCTGGGGACATTAACATCG ATGCACCTGGAATGTTGGATAtgaaagcaaaagcaaaatggGATGCTTGGAATTCCAGGAAAG GCATGTCCACAGAAGATGCCATGACTGCCTACATCACCCTGGCCAAGGAAGTCATCAATAAATATGGAATGTGA